The nucleotide sequence GCTCGCCGATAAGGGCAACGGCAACTACGCTTATATCGACAACCTGATGGAAGCGAAGAAGGTGCTGGTCACCCAGATGGGCGGTACGCTGCTCACTATCGCGAAGGACGTCAAGATACAAATCGAGTTCAATCCCGCGCTGGTCAAGGAATACCGCCTGATCGGGTATGAAAACCGCATCATGGCCGCGAAAGATTTCGACGACGATACTAAGGACGCGGGCGAGCTCGGCTCCGGTCATACGGTCACCGTGCTCTATGAGATCGTTCTCTCCGACGGGAAAGCCTCGTCCGCCGACCTCAAGTACCAGAATGTCACGGTGAAAGAAGACGCGAAGGGGTCGAAGGAAATCGGCCAGATCAAGTTCCGCTACAAGAAACCCAACTCCGATACCAGCAAACTGATCGTCAGCCCGATGTACGACAAATCCATTATGTGGAAGGACGCGTCGCAGAACCTCAAGTGGGCGTCCGCTGTCGCCGAATGGGGCATGCTCCTGCGCGACTCGAAGTTCAAGGGCGAAGCCACCTACGCGCATGTCCTCGAGACCGCGAAGGCCGCGATCGGTAAGGACGAGTTCGGATACCGCAAGGAATTCATCCAGCTCGTGGAACTATCGAAAGGACTGAGCGGAAAGAAGTAACGCCTCGACTTCGCTCGGCGACCGATGATAATGTCATCGTGAGCAAAGCGAAGCGAACTATTAGAAAACATACCAATACCGCCCTCGGGGATTATCCTCCGGGGGCGGTTTTTATAGCTTTCACTCGGGATCATTGATAAAAAATTTTGCACGCTATATATGAAAAGGAATAGCTTTATTCAAATCTGCAATCAATGAAAAGGGCTGCCTCTATATTTCGGAGCAGCCCTCTTATTTGAATTTTAGTATTAATCTACAGGAAACAAATCGTAGTAGAAATGTTCCTGATTATAGATCGTTTTGAACCGTACTGAAAATACCCGCGTCCGTCCAAGGGCTGACATCATAACCGGTCGCCCCTGATTTCAGGTGTAAAGTACATCCTGCTACACCGCTGAATACAGACGACCCAAGAGTAGGAGCCGCAGAAGGATACATATTCACTGTCGTTAATGCCGTACAGTTTAAAAACGCCTGCTGGCCGATATTGGTTATATTAGCAGGAATACTTATAGAAATCAATCCGCAATCCTCAAATGCATTTGGGTCAATACGAAGCACACTATCGGGAATATTAATCGTTGTTAATCCTGTGCAACCGCCAAACATACCAAGAGCAATCCTTTTAAAGTTATTGGGTAATTTTATATTCGTCAATCCTGAACAAAAGGTAAACGTAAATCCAACAAAGTTGGTAACGCTATCTGGAATAAAAATTGATGTAATATTGGAGCATTCGTCAAATGCGCCCGAACCTATCTCGGTTACTGGAATCCCATTGATAGTATTAGGAATATTTAATACCCCTGAAAAAGCCTTCGAACATGCAGTAATTCTAATCCCCACGTTTGTAATAAATGTGAACGGAGAAACCAGCCATTTTGCGTACAAAACCGTCAGACTTGATACCTGATCTTCCGTAAACCGCCAAGGATTGACACAAGTTTCTTCTTTGTACCATCCTGTAAAAACATACCCATCCTTATAGGGAAAATCCGGCTCGGCTACATAGCTACCGGTTGCAATTTTTTGCGCACCCACACCGCTTCCGCCAAGCGAATCAAAAATAACATAGTATTCGCTCGAAGCGCCATCCCATTTAGCATATAATGTCATGTTGGCTGTTACTGTGTCTGCCGTGAATACCCAGGGATCAATGAAAGTAACATCTTTAAACCATCCCCCGAATGTCGAGTCGGATTTTGAAGGCGGATTGGGTTCTATCGCCTTTCCTCCATCCGAGACCACCTGCGCAGAAACATGGGTTCCGCCTAAGGAATCAAAATCGACAATAAACGTTTCTGAAGCAGTCGGCGCAACCTCACACCCCGTAACCACCATTAACGCCGGTAAAATTAAAACCCAAAGTAAATGCTGTACGATTTTCATCTGTATCCTCCATAAATTTAATGGAAAAAAGCAGTATCTACTCTATTTTTTTATTATATTACATTTGCTAATAACATTCAATTATTTTATCAATTATTTAACATACTTTTATTTGTATCTTGAAGTAATTTAGTATTTATAATATTACCCGCTAATCGACCCTCTTTTTTCCGCGCTTCGAAACCCCTATTGAATAACGATAATACACATATTATACGAATGTATTATTTTCTATATTGTATAGAGTTATAATATTACTAATATGTATATTGTTATCTAGTATTATTTTCATTTTTATATTGACAGAATTATATTATTATTATACTATGGCAAATATATCTTCAGGGGTGTAATATATGGGAATGCAAGATTATGTCGGAATGTCCGTTCTATAACGGCCGGATGGAGAACATGCCT is from Brevinematales bacterium and encodes:
- a CDS encoding leucine-rich repeat protein codes for the protein MKIVQHLLWVLILPALMVVTGCEVAPTASETFIVDFDSLGGTHVSAQVVSDGGKAIEPNPPSKSDSTFGGWFKDVTFIDPWVFTADTVTANMTLYAKWDGASSEYYVIFDSLGGSGVGAQKIATGSYVAEPDFPYKDGYVFTGWYKEETCVNPWRFTEDQVSSLTVLYAKWLVSPFTFITNVGIRITACSKAFSGVLNIPNTINGIPVTEIGSGAFDECSNITSIFIPDSVTNFVGFTFTFCSGLTNIKLPNNFKRIALGMFGGCTGLTTINIPDSVLRIDPNAFEDCGLISISIPANITNIGQQAFLNCTALTTVNMYPSAAPTLGSSVFSGVAGCTLHLKSGATGYDVSPWTDAGIFSTVQNDL